One part of the Saprospiraceae bacterium genome encodes these proteins:
- a CDS encoding right-handed parallel beta-helix repeat-containing protein, giving the protein MKSTITSFSNLKNVFMKALSTPNSLHFSDFSKLLICVLFSIHGSFAVGNVSLMANIPSVNSVTKFKTIEWMHPNSFVDPVHNLTQNTFHLTIQDAVNAANPNDVIECSPATYNERVTIDKSLTLQGTDSITCILDGTGLVGDGNGITINNGITNVTIKKLTVQDYAGASGNANAGIYAIGGNNNLIIDHVAILNNLGGSGFYANGPVNNVTITNVTATGHTVGARGIVIWNGFKENITISNCHVYNNNCCGIELQDGTASGVTMTGNNIHDNWDNGIGLLGLNGNTGSNAITNNTLTNNGRFGIELKLPDGNGSNISVAGNTIQWTSSFVASRPSEKRDLAGIAAFRRAYGTGNVDIPTGVSITGNTVSGYIQDNGTSSSEGFGIVVEGTNHTVTGNTVTGNDVGIQQQAGHLPYVANTNTDGDQSDLADSYFGRGNAPIACGNLISGNTLSGNGNNAEPRNTGSVGGLGFVKNTSSGETFCTIQSAINDANTVNGNTLEVYPGTYNEQVLVNKSLNIKGVGASQPIVDFTGIVSGKPTLFDVSVDGVTIDNINFKVDLSKLRSAIIATALDLDNIIVKNNTILGYGTPAGSYGDRNAVSINYFGATNYRVATGGVNSITFHNNTVNGTLPAGYFRSGVAVDEGGGTFTNNTLLSISQDIHVRFGSNGDITITGNTINGGGVELTEQNAGAGNILIDNNTFNGTNGSTYTSSLRLKNNFENKLTTVSNNTFTGHNWGLSLENYRNVIINMNTFTPLAASTSYSHITINTKEFSSSSGFYQPNINATLTNNTLNGSGAAGGFGLVFNNHDNDSPIFGTFTIGTSGNENNFASGIGTYIFLDNQSGPTAAPVTTKVPWAVDLDARNNKFGGVLPAVMTNAELFALEDKITHDIDEKPLGFVTVKTNQAFVTDMSSPTAVNNDYTRIRNAVEAASNNWTINLKGTFDWTEANAAASWSLGNDGVVSAADDYSILVPANLNGVTFTAPEGLGNASITGPGDLASVNLEGVLIFDGGDNQNWTISNMEFKEFDLSIGMFNGAGGSDAYNNLTITNNTFNIATDLNTVVAPADVNQNIGIHYSFGTNQTISNNTFNVPGDGVSSGANFSSTVVMQSNTSGGAVYDGLLISTNTINILNAQSAFPQVVLGIWENAHGHTSDITVSNNQFLNLAGGNNPALNLQRGFRVTSHSSGSSTVLYSGNTVKGANIGFQWISGSNFSGEQAVQLSSNTINGNDIGILVQSSGKALLTTNDFDDATDNTRDVQIQLGSVVTTGNGNQFGGESYYVENLSSTGIDISSDLFDQANNFRRTDRIYGALDNGASGLIRFDGINLYVSAPGTGLSDETIPNAIAAAAVSGDIIHIETGTYGTGADASTKELTFAPGSSPGCVTLNGNLVLTSGDVLAMEVNGTTACTQYDQFIVNGTVTLGGASLSLSVGYVPGNGDQYTLIVNDGVDPVVGQFAQGLSITVSGYTFQIDYTGGDGNDVVLSKCAGGVLNTNTGKLFCTIQDAIDDVLTLNGHIITVAAGIYREDITVNKSLSIRGANYGINPNTGIRVAESIIQLSNFRSCKFDIYLSRSKCKWNHI; this is encoded by the coding sequence ATGAAATCAACTATTACATCCTTTTCTAATTTAAAAAATGTTTTTATGAAAGCACTTAGTACTCCAAATTCTTTGCATTTCTCAGATTTTAGTAAACTTTTAATTTGTGTACTCTTCTCTATTCACGGTTCATTTGCTGTTGGCAATGTTTCCTTAATGGCGAATATTCCATCTGTTAATAGCGTGACTAAATTCAAGACCATTGAATGGATGCACCCAAATAGCTTTGTAGATCCTGTACATAATTTGACACAGAATACCTTTCACCTTACGATTCAGGATGCTGTGAATGCAGCCAATCCAAACGATGTCATTGAATGTTCTCCGGCCACTTATAATGAACGCGTTACCATAGATAAGTCACTGACATTGCAAGGAACGGATAGTATTACCTGCATCCTTGACGGAACAGGTTTAGTAGGTGATGGTAATGGAATTACAATAAACAATGGGATTACCAATGTAACTATAAAAAAATTAACCGTTCAAGATTATGCAGGTGCATCAGGAAATGCAAATGCCGGAATTTATGCAATCGGAGGAAATAATAATTTGATTATCGATCATGTAGCAATTTTAAATAATCTTGGTGGTAGTGGGTTTTATGCAAATGGTCCAGTCAATAACGTTACCATCACAAATGTAACAGCTACCGGACATACTGTAGGTGCTAGAGGAATCGTAATCTGGAATGGATTTAAAGAAAATATTACCATTTCAAATTGTCATGTTTATAATAATAATTGTTGTGGGATTGAACTTCAAGATGGTACTGCCTCCGGAGTTACTATGACTGGTAATAATATTCATGATAATTGGGATAATGGTATTGGACTTCTTGGCTTGAATGGAAATACTGGTTCAAATGCTATTACCAACAATACATTGACAAATAATGGCCGATTTGGTATCGAGTTAAAATTACCTGATGGCAATGGTTCAAATATTTCAGTTGCAGGAAATACGATCCAATGGACAAGTAGCTTCGTAGCTTCAAGACCTTCGGAAAAACGCGACCTAGCAGGTATAGCAGCCTTTAGAAGAGCCTATGGAACAGGCAATGTGGATATTCCTACAGGTGTAAGTATAACAGGCAACACCGTAAGTGGTTATATCCAGGATAATGGCACTAGCTCCAGTGAAGGATTCGGTATTGTAGTAGAAGGAACAAATCATACCGTAACCGGTAATACCGTAACAGGTAACGATGTTGGAATTCAACAACAAGCTGGACATTTACCCTATGTTGCAAATACGAATACAGATGGTGACCAATCTGATTTAGCCGATTCTTATTTTGGTAGAGGAAATGCTCCAATTGCATGTGGTAACTTAATTAGTGGTAATACCTTAAGCGGTAATGGAAACAATGCAGAGCCAAGAAATACAGGCTCCGTTGGAGGTTTAGGATTTGTAAAAAATACCAGTTCCGGAGAAACTTTCTGTACCATCCAATCTGCAATCAATGATGCCAATACAGTTAATGGAAATACATTGGAAGTATATCCTGGAACCTATAACGAACAAGTACTTGTCAATAAATCATTAAACATTAAAGGTGTTGGTGCTTCTCAACCAATCGTAGATTTTACAGGTATTGTTTCTGGAAAACCGACCTTATTCGATGTTTCTGTGGACGGCGTAACAATAGATAATATCAATTTTAAAGTGGATTTATCAAAGTTGAGATCTGCTATCATAGCGACTGCACTAGATTTAGATAATATTATAGTTAAAAATAATACCATTTTAGGATATGGTACGCCTGCAGGATCCTATGGTGATCGAAATGCCGTAAGTATTAATTATTTCGGGGCTACAAATTATCGAGTTGCAACTGGCGGCGTAAATAGTATTACCTTTCATAACAATACTGTAAATGGAACATTACCTGCCGGATATTTTAGATCCGGAGTTGCAGTAGATGAAGGAGGCGGTACCTTTACTAACAATACCCTCTTATCTATAAGTCAGGATATTCATGTTCGTTTTGGAAGTAACGGAGATATTACCATTACAGGCAATACTATAAATGGTGGTGGCGTAGAATTGACGGAACAGAATGCAGGAGCTGGAAATATTTTAATTGATAATAATACATTTAATGGTACGAATGGAAGTACGTATACATCTTCCCTGCGATTAAAAAATAATTTCGAAAACAAACTAACAACTGTTAGTAACAATACATTCACTGGACATAATTGGGGCTTAAGTTTAGAGAACTACAGGAATGTAATTATAAATATGAATACATTTACACCCCTGGCTGCTTCTACAAGCTATAGTCATATCACTATAAACACAAAAGAGTTTAGCTCTTCCAGTGGATTTTATCAACCCAATATCAATGCAACGCTTACAAATAATACATTGAATGGTTCAGGTGCTGCCGGAGGTTTCGGTTTAGTATTTAATAATCATGATAATGACAGTCCGATATTTGGAACATTCACCATCGGTACTTCTGGAAATGAAAATAATTTTGCATCCGGAATAGGGACCTATATCTTTTTAGACAATCAATCCGGACCAACCGCAGCACCCGTTACTACAAAAGTACCCTGGGCAGTTGATTTGGATGCGCGAAATAATAAATTTGGTGGAGTTTTACCAGCAGTGATGACAAACGCTGAATTGTTTGCTCTTGAAGATAAAATTACACATGATATCGATGAAAAACCTTTAGGTTTTGTAACCGTAAAAACCAATCAAGCATTTGTTACAGACATGTCAAGTCCAACAGCTGTAAATAATGATTATACCAGAATCCGAAATGCAGTTGAAGCTGCATCCAATAATTGGACTATAAATTTAAAAGGAACATTTGACTGGACGGAAGCGAATGCAGCAGCCTCCTGGTCATTAGGAAATGATGGCGTAGTATCTGCAGCAGATGATTATTCTATTTTAGTACCGGCAAATCTTAACGGAGTGACATTTACTGCACCCGAAGGATTAGGAAATGCATCTATAACAGGTCCTGGTGATCTTGCAAGTGTAAATCTGGAAGGTGTATTAATATTTGATGGAGGCGATAATCAGAACTGGACAATATCCAATATGGAGTTTAAGGAATTTGACTTATCGATAGGAATGTTTAATGGAGCGGGAGGATCAGATGCGTATAATAATTTGACGATTACGAATAATACATTTAATATAGCAACAGATTTAAATACGGTTGTTGCGCCTGCAGATGTAAACCAAAACATCGGAATCCATTATTCATTTGGAACGAATCAAACAATCTCCAATAACACATTTAATGTACCTGGAGATGGCGTGAGCAGTGGTGCTAATTTTTCAAGTACGGTAGTGATGCAATCCAATACCAGTGGAGGCGCTGTATATGATGGATTATTGATTTCAACAAATACCATAAATATATTAAATGCACAATCTGCATTTCCACAAGTAGTGTTGGGAATCTGGGAGAATGCACATGGACATACAAGTGATATAACAGTTAGTAATAATCAGTTTTTAAATCTGGCAGGAGGGAATAATCCAGCGCTTAATTTGCAACGTGGATTCCGGGTAACATCACATTCAAGTGGATCGAGTACGGTGTTATATTCTGGAAATACTGTGAAAGGAGCAAACATAGGATTTCAGTGGATAAGTGGAAGTAATTTTAGTGGAGAACAGGCAGTACAATTAAGTAGTAATACTATCAATGGAAATGATATCGGAATTTTAGTACAATCCAGTGGAAAAGCTTTATTAACTACCAATGATTTTGATGATGCAACCGATAATACACGGGATGTACAAATCCAATTGGGAAGTGTAGTAACGACTGGGAATGGAAATCAGTTTGGAGGAGAAAGTTATTATGTAGAAAATTTAAGTTCAACCGGCATTGATATTAGTTCAGATCTATTTGATCAGGCAAATAATTTCCGTCGGACAGATCGCATTTATGGAGCATTGGATAATGGTGCATCAGGATTGATACGATTTGATGGAATTAATTTATATGTATCCGCACCGGGAACTGGATTATCAGATGAGACGATACCCAATGCAATAGCAGCAGCGGCAGTAAGTGGAGATATTATCCATATTGAAACTGGAACGTATGGAACAGGAGCAGATGCGAGTACAAAAGAATTAACATTTGCACCGGGCTCAAGTCCTGGTTGTGTTACCTTAAATGGCAATTTAGTTTTAACAAGTGGAGATGTACTTGCCATGGAAGTAAATGGCACTACAGCTTGCACACAATATGACCAGTTCATTGTAAACGGAACCGTAACATTGGGTGGGGCATCCTTAAGTTTAAGTGTAGGATATGTGCCAGGAAACGGCGATCAATATACACTTATAGTAAATGACGGAGTGGATCCAGTTGTTGGGCAATTTGCACAAGGATTATCAATCACAGTAAGCGGATATACATTCCAAATTGATTATACTGGCGGCGATGGAAATGATGTGGTTTTATCAAAATGTGCTGGTGGTGTATTGAATACAAATACAGGGAAACTTTTCTGTACCATTCAAGATGCAATTGATGATGTTTTAACTTTAAACGGACATATTATTACTGTTGCAGCAGGTATTTATCGTGAAGATATTACAGTAAATAAAAGCTTATCCATTCGGGGCGCAAATTATGGTATCAATCCGAATACCGGCATCCGGGTTGCTGAATCTATTATTCAACTAAGCAACTTCAGATCCTGTAAATTTGACATTTATCTATCTCGATCCAAATGCAAGTGGAACCACATTTGA
- a CDS encoding tetratricopeptide repeat protein: MSINSLFYIEILTVINSRFRYFKLTFFILFLGFLSILSSAQEDLELSKKGIKLNSPNSLFSIGITRAVVIGISDYQDKDIPDLQFAHKDAEAFAKYLVSPVGGKMDTNHVQLIINQQATAGNVAAAIDGLLDLSIRGDVVVIYFSGHADVERKTYSQPGFLLCWDAPSRIYMGGGTYALSNLQEIITTLSIQKEVKVILITDACHAGKLAGRQIGGAEITSANLTKQYANEIKILSCQPNELSIEGAQWGEGRGVFSYFLIEGLNGFADQNGDFKISLLEIGRYLEDNVNSAVEPQSQTPIILGNKSEYLLVLDSNYLASIGKVKIRNIKDFSETSIRGFEDQILASLDSNIVKQYLAFKLALKNKEFFRPSGNCANDLYEALAKVEGLGELLGFIKRNFAAALQDDAQQVMNHWMKGDASELTLSKKLKIFKYKEFPKYLDRAAELLGDSHYMYNAIKARRHYFEGYLLALSNLNPDKELGKKAVNHFRLAIQYQEDFPQAYWQMSNVFACNFRQVDSMEFYANKAIALYPNWIMPLIDVSKHLYSRFSNKERALKYIEHADSIDSNSILVLNRWGDYYSNIGQFSLAEQKLKKAIEIDSNFIYAYHNLGNVYLDTKRYSEAILQYTKVLNKDSTQTMTLHNLACTYLVLKQYENVIHYLSKAIEYDSNFIYNYDYMGMAFMATNRYAEAEEMFVKALQLDSNSIYIQLRLGQLYLKLNNYNRAEIQIQRILLVDTNFTPALNVLGQIYLKLKNFEEAETQFIRALELDSTLAEAYYYLACLKSTQGQVSIAFKYLEKALENNILDFQVLNSSEDLANLRKNKKAWKKLLKFQAKI, from the coding sequence ATGTCAATTAATAGCTTGTTTTATATTGAAATATTAACTGTGATTAATTCAAGGTTTCGTTATTTTAAATTGACATTTTTTATTCTGTTTTTAGGATTTCTAAGCATTTTATCGAGCGCACAGGAAGATTTGGAATTGAGTAAAAAGGGAATCAAACTAAATTCTCCTAATTCACTATTTTCAATTGGCATTACACGTGCCGTTGTGATTGGAATTTCAGATTATCAAGACAAAGACATTCCTGATCTTCAATTTGCCCATAAAGATGCAGAGGCTTTTGCTAAATATTTAGTGTCACCCGTTGGAGGTAAAATGGATACAAACCATGTGCAATTGATTATAAATCAGCAAGCTACTGCGGGAAATGTGGCCGCAGCTATTGATGGCTTGCTCGATCTTTCAATAAGAGGAGATGTTGTTGTAATTTATTTTTCTGGGCACGCAGATGTTGAAAGAAAAACATATTCACAACCGGGTTTTTTACTTTGTTGGGATGCACCTTCTAGAATTTATATGGGAGGAGGAACTTATGCTCTTTCTAATTTACAAGAAATTATTACTACACTTTCCATTCAAAAAGAAGTTAAAGTTATACTTATTACAGACGCTTGTCATGCAGGAAAATTGGCAGGTAGACAAATTGGAGGTGCAGAAATAACATCTGCAAATCTAACAAAACAATATGCAAACGAAATAAAAATCTTAAGTTGTCAACCTAATGAATTAAGTATAGAGGGTGCACAATGGGGTGAAGGTAGGGGCGTTTTTAGTTATTTTTTAATAGAGGGTCTTAATGGTTTTGCGGACCAAAATGGGGATTTTAAAATTTCACTTCTAGAGATAGGGAGATACCTCGAAGATAATGTTAATAGCGCAGTAGAGCCACAAAGTCAAACTCCGATAATTTTAGGTAACAAATCCGAGTATTTGTTAGTGCTAGACTCCAATTATTTGGCAAGTATTGGAAAAGTTAAAATTCGAAACATAAAAGATTTTTCTGAGACTTCTATTCGAGGATTTGAAGATCAAATTCTAGCTAGTTTAGATTCAAATATTGTTAAGCAATATTTGGCTTTTAAATTGGCATTAAAAAATAAGGAATTTTTTCGACCCTCCGGAAATTGTGCCAATGATTTGTATGAGGCTCTTGCAAAAGTAGAAGGGCTTGGAGAATTACTAGGATTTATTAAAAGAAATTTTGCTGCAGCATTGCAAGACGATGCCCAACAAGTTATGAACCACTGGATGAAAGGAGATGCTTCTGAATTGACCTTATCTAAGAAGTTAAAAATATTTAAGTATAAAGAATTCCCAAAATATTTAGATAGAGCTGCAGAACTTCTAGGAGATTCACATTATATGTATAATGCTATTAAAGCTAGAAGACACTATTTTGAAGGCTACCTATTAGCTTTATCAAATTTGAATCCGGATAAGGAATTAGGGAAAAAAGCAGTAAATCATTTTCGACTCGCAATTCAATATCAAGAAGATTTTCCGCAAGCATATTGGCAAATGAGTAATGTATTTGCATGTAATTTTCGTCAAGTAGATTCTATGGAATTTTACGCTAATAAGGCAATAGCATTATATCCTAATTGGATTATGCCTCTTATTGATGTATCTAAACATTTATATAGTCGATTTAGCAATAAGGAAAGGGCATTAAAATATATAGAACATGCAGATAGCATAGATTCGAATTCTATTCTTGTGCTTAATCGTTGGGGAGATTATTATAGCAATATAGGACAATTTAGTCTTGCAGAACAAAAGTTAAAAAAAGCCATTGAGATAGATTCAAATTTTATTTACGCATACCACAATCTTGGGAATGTTTATTTAGACACAAAGCGATATTCAGAAGCTATTTTACAATATACTAAAGTTTTAAATAAGGATTCAACTCAAACCATGACATTGCATAATTTGGCTTGTACTTATTTAGTTTTAAAACAGTATGAAAATGTTATTCACTATTTGAGTAAAGCTATTGAGTACGATTCAAATTTTATTTATAATTATGACTATATGGGAATGGCTTTTATGGCAACAAATCGCTATGCAGAAGCCGAAGAAATGTTTGTCAAAGCATTGCAACTTGATTCTAATTCTATATATATACAATTGCGACTTGGACAATTATATCTAAAATTAAATAATTACAATAGAGCTGAAATTCAAATTCAAAGAATTCTACTAGTGGATACTAATTTTACGCCGGCTCTGAATGTATTAGGTCAAATTTATTTGAAATTAAAAAATTTTGAAGAAGCAGAGACCCAATTTATAAGAGCTTTAGAATTAGATTCTACGCTCGCTGAGGCTTATTATTATCTTGCTTGCCTTAAAAGTACACAAGGTCAGGTGAGTATTGCTTTTAAGTATTTGGAAAAAGCATTGGAAAATAATATTTTGGATTTTCAAGTACTGAATAGTAGTGAAGATCTCGCAAACCTTCGTAAAAATAAAAAAGCATGGAAAAAACTACTAAAATTTCAAGCAAAAATCTGA